In Drosophila santomea strain STO CAGO 1482 chromosome 2L, Prin_Dsan_1.1, whole genome shotgun sequence, a single window of DNA contains:
- the LOC120456099 gene encoding uncharacterized protein LOC120456099, with amino-acid sequence MLTMIRGSAKKLPHWPLTHIRSFPTLIKSYAVPKEKTEQKAEDTPTTMKLPYFISPKCVQNQDQLVEGQRKMFTYNYHPFSIYDLNEAALRAKQASAEYSKQIDQLQKRKMEYVTK; translated from the coding sequence ATGTTGACCATGATTAGGGGCAGCGCAAAGAAACTTCCTCACTGGCCACTGACCCATATACGCAGTTTTCCGACTTTGATTAAATCCTATGCAGTTCCCAAGGAAAAAACGGAACAGAAAGCTGAAGACACACCAACCACTATGAAGCTACCCTACTTCATAAGCCCTAAGTGCGTTCAAAATCAGGATCAACTTGTTGAGGGACAGCGGAAAATGTTCACCTACAACTATCACCCCTTTTCGATTTACGATTTAAATGAAGCTGCTCTTCGCGCCAAGCAAGCATCAGCTGAGTACTCAAAACAAATTGATCAGTTGCAAAAGCGCAAGATGGAATATGTAACCAAGTAA
- the LOC120458586 gene encoding trichohyalin, whose protein sequence is MKRTYLLLCLSLLTCNVANSAFLRPIDLSQLAKSSSLQQQQQQQQLRGDLNRDDGNDDDDATTLAPNSSEDYDSRPQYSFAYDVRDSLTGDDKRQEEKRDGDLVKGQYSLIEPDGTRRIVEYTADDVSGFNAIVSKQRLDEQQQQQRLSASSSSRFNSLEELQTRLTAQAIAEAQSLAEAQQASQLQLEAQSRRESENQARNQAQQLMEQFQQQVQQQEQQRLQQEQQLRDLQRLQEQRDREDRDREQREREQREREQRERQQREQELRDRELRERELRDRELREREQRDREQRDREDRRQQAERRQSQNQRLLDQQTLLLAQSLPSIQATVVSHPPTLLASRLPATSTSTSSSRTTTLLTRERDLEAWRQLPNARITIDRSAQPLILSQPSSATVQAQLISSPLLLESGNLNGLITTRLNGNAARAGAALSWSNGRRLLNNDLWQLDRLDDRSDGRRESEELRANSAERRSKNW, encoded by the exons ATGAAACGG ACATACTTGTTGCTCTGCCTGAGTCTTCTAACCTGCAATGTGGCCAACTCGGCGTTCCTGCGTCCCATCGATCTTAGCCAGCTGGCCAAATCCTCCagcctgcagcagcagcagcagcaacagcaactgcgTGGAGATCTGAACCGAGATGATGGcaacgatgacgatgatgccACCACCTTGGCACCCAATTCTAGCGAGGATTACGACAGTCGTCCGCAGTACAGTTTCGCCTACGATGTGAGGGACTCGCTCACCGGCGACGACAAGCGGCAGGAGGAGAAGCGCGATGGCGACCTGGTCAAGGGTCAGTACTCCCTGATCGAACCCGATGGCACCCGTCGCATTGTGGAGTACACGGCCGACGATGTGAGTGGCTTCAATGCCATTGTGTCCAAGCAGCGTCTggatgagcagcagcagcagcagagacTCTCGGCCTCCAGTTCGTCCCGTTTCAACAGCCTCGAGGAACTGCAGACCCGTCTCACTGCCCAGGCCATTGCGGAAGCCCAATCTCTGGCAGAGGCCCAGCAGGCCAGTCAACTGCAGCTGGAGGCGCAGAGTCGTCGCGAATCGGAGAACCAGGCACGCAACCAGGCCCAACAGCTCATGGAGCAGTTccagcagcaggtgcagcagcaggagcagcagcgtctgcagcaggagcagcaactgAGGGATCTGCAGCGCCTCCAGGAGCAGCGGGATCGCGAGGACCGGGATCGTGAGCAACGCGAGCGGGAGCAGCGCGAGCGGGAACAGCGCGAGCGCCAGCAGCGGGAACAGGAACTCCGGGATCGGGAGCTGCGCGAGCGTGAACTCCGTGATCGTGAACTCCGGGAGCGGGAGCAGCGTGATCGGGAGCAGCGTGACCGCGAGGATCGCCGCCAGCAAGCGGAGCGTCGTCAGAGCCAAAACCAGCGATTGCTCGACCAGCAGACCCTGCTCCTGGCCCAAAGCCTGCCCAGCATTCAGGCCACCGTGGTCTCCCATCCGCCCACTCTGCTCGCCTCCCGTCTGCCcgccaccagcaccagcaccagctcCTCGAGGACCACCACTCTGCTGACCAGGGAACGCGACCTGGAGGCCTGGCGCCAGTTGCCCAATGCTCGCATCACCATCGATCGCAGTGCCCAGCCGCTGATCCTCAGTCAGCCCTCCAGTGCCACCGTTCAGGCGCAGCTGATCAGTTCACCGCTGCTGTTGGAGTCTGGAAACCTCAACGGATTGATAACCACCCGGCTGAATGGTAATGCCGCACGAGCTGGAGCTGCACTGAGCTGGTCCAATGGACGCCGCCTGCTGAACAACGATCTCTGGCAGCTGGACAGACTGGATGACCGCTCGGATGGTCGGCGGGAGAGCGAGGAGCTGCGTGCCAACAGCGCCGAGCGTCGTTCCAAGAACTGGTAA